The proteins below are encoded in one region of Bacteroides uniformis:
- a CDS encoding DUF4858 domain-containing protein, with the protein MKRFILVMGLLCAVAFPCYAQNWTPQDSLRLNRLLKGEGEVKLNPEVLQELEMNNSLGTPKAVMDKSWMDFDNSLPVMPKAPEKKVVLTLRPYTANTKYNWDPIYQKKIKVDKDTWRGDEFYALKILMIPTNWAKHPFDAGPRETVEQIEATGLRYRVTERANNMAVGGWQGASGGGISGLDLMTPFTREFWNFKGRKRRARTLEVLKAYGDSITVLEQQ; encoded by the coding sequence GTGAAGAGATTTATACTTGTAATGGGGCTGCTCTGTGCAGTAGCCTTCCCTTGTTATGCCCAAAACTGGACCCCTCAGGACTCGTTGAGGCTGAACCGGTTGCTGAAGGGCGAGGGGGAGGTAAAACTGAATCCGGAGGTATTGCAGGAATTGGAAATGAACAATTCTCTGGGTACTCCGAAAGCGGTGATGGACAAGTCGTGGATGGATTTTGATAATTCATTGCCCGTCATGCCGAAAGCGCCCGAGAAAAAAGTGGTGCTTACCTTACGTCCTTATACAGCCAATACCAAATATAATTGGGACCCCATTTATCAGAAAAAAATCAAGGTAGACAAGGATACTTGGCGAGGAGATGAATTCTATGCGCTTAAGATTCTGATGATTCCTACGAACTGGGCTAAACATCCGTTTGATGCCGGTCCGCGTGAGACGGTGGAGCAGATTGAAGCAACCGGTTTGCGTTACCGGGTGACGGAGCGGGCCAATAATATGGCTGTGGGCGGTTGGCAGGGTGCCAGTGGCGGTGGAATTTCCGGTTTAGACCTGATGACACCTTTTACCCGTGAGTTTTGGAATTTCAAAGGCCGCAAGCGCCGTGCCCGTACGCTGGAAGTATTGAAGGCGTATGGAGATTCGATAACTGTTTTGGAACAACAGTAA
- a CDS encoding DUF4943 family protein: MKTLYNKLHIFGQTMLLVFFTLSVLSLSSCSKETLDYNHPDVDLFVKQLKAGKYSTQSPDGLSNMPKFTSEDIEELLKYAEDLTVIPSFPLAPVSYSAGGKLRLGECILWTVETIRLGNNASMGCKMVHTDAENYEGIYFLSDEEVLDAASRYRRWWETRKYPRTMWTIDPCYDEPLCGSGYMWW; this comes from the coding sequence ATGAAGACTCTATACAATAAATTACATATATTCGGGCAGACTATGCTGCTCGTATTCTTTACTCTTTCTGTTCTCTCTTTGAGCTCTTGCAGCAAAGAAACGTTGGACTACAACCATCCGGATGTAGACTTGTTTGTCAAGCAGTTGAAGGCTGGCAAATATTCTACCCAAAGTCCGGATGGATTGAGTAACATGCCCAAGTTCACTTCCGAAGATATAGAGGAATTGCTGAAGTATGCCGAGGACTTGACGGTCATTCCCTCTTTCCCCCTGGCTCCGGTATCCTATTCGGCAGGTGGCAAGCTGCGTTTGGGCGAATGCATCCTGTGGACGGTAGAGACTATCCGTCTCGGGAACAATGCTTCGATGGGATGCAAGATGGTACATACGGATGCGGAGAATTATGAAGGTATCTATTTCCTTTCGGACGAAGAGGTGCTGGATGCCGCTTCGCGCTACCGCCGCTGGTGGGAAACCCGTAAGTATCCACGGACTATGTGGACGATTGATCCCTGCTATGACGAACCGCTTTGTGGCAGCGGATATATGTGGTGGTGA
- a CDS encoding porin family protein: MRENDEITGLFRSRLAGAEMTVREDFWEGLQRDLPSPVAAKGRRPLFLSPRFHRVAAAASVVFVLGAASAAFWYFSPKEEIKEAFTQVAAMTPEGNLNGDVVQESFPSIHQANPMAQKSGTQHPANGIPAGLTAQADEDESMSVHVSIRITQRVYGNQQQPGNGYYSNGTPAGNGNYHSNPGHKDADIDRMLPSSEEEPAKSVAVSPSKPRNWALKAGIGTSLPKGNFHMPFTVGVSVERCLNKHFSLEAGLQYNCLDGDHTLHTLGIPVRLNMMLASTPKVDFYAMVGGAAEKCIAGAPDNGFGAEPVQLSVAAGVGVRYKMNNRFALFAEPSVSHHFDTDSQTRTLRTERPTNLNLLCGVRMTY, encoded by the coding sequence ATGAGAGAAAATGATGAAATAACCGGTTTGTTCCGCAGTCGTCTTGCCGGCGCAGAGATGACAGTGCGGGAGGACTTCTGGGAAGGGTTGCAACGTGACTTGCCGTCACCGGTTGCCGCAAAAGGCAGGAGGCCGCTTTTTCTTTCTCCGAGGTTTCACCGCGTAGCCGCAGCCGCCTCTGTTGTATTTGTACTGGGAGCTGCTTCTGCCGCTTTCTGGTATTTCTCTCCGAAAGAGGAAATCAAGGAGGCCTTTACACAAGTGGCGGCCATGACGCCGGAAGGTAACTTGAACGGGGATGTGGTGCAGGAAAGTTTTCCCTCTATTCATCAGGCCAACCCCATGGCACAAAAGTCCGGTACACAGCATCCCGCCAACGGCATTCCGGCAGGATTGACGGCGCAGGCCGATGAGGATGAATCCATGTCTGTCCATGTTTCCATCCGGATTACCCAACGGGTGTACGGAAACCAGCAGCAGCCGGGAAACGGTTATTACAGTAACGGAACTCCGGCCGGAAACGGGAACTACCATTCAAATCCTGGCCATAAGGATGCTGATATAGATAGAATGCTGCCATCTTCTGAGGAAGAACCGGCAAAGTCTGTGGCTGTATCGCCATCTAAGCCCCGTAATTGGGCATTGAAAGCAGGCATCGGCACTTCCCTGCCGAAAGGGAATTTCCATATGCCGTTCACGGTCGGGGTAAGCGTGGAACGTTGTTTGAACAAGCATTTCTCCTTGGAAGCCGGTCTTCAGTATAATTGCTTGGATGGTGACCATACGTTGCATACGCTGGGAATTCCGGTAAGGCTGAACATGATGCTGGCCAGTACGCCGAAAGTGGATTTCTATGCTATGGTAGGTGGAGCAGCCGAGAAATGCATTGCAGGTGCTCCGGACAATGGTTTCGGTGCAGAGCCGGTACAGTTGTCGGTTGCTGCCGGAGTAGGGGTACGCTATAAAATGAACAACCGTTTTGCCTTGTTTGCAGAGCCGTCTGTATCCCATCATTTCGATACGGACTCGCAGACAAGAACCTTGCGTACGGAACGGCCCACCAATCTGAATCTGTTGTGCGGCGTGCGCATGACTTATTAA
- a CDS encoding RNA polymerase sigma factor: MLRLTNKRREEASVKRALTLENEIELIEGCRAGKDSARKELYTLYSKQMLAVCYRYTGDVDAAHDVLHDGFIKIFTHFTFRGECALSTWVTRVMVTQAIDYLRKQQRFSQLVVNEEQLPDIPDEAGIAETGGRISEEMLMAFVAELPDGCRTVFNLYVFEEKSHKEIAEILHIKEHSSTSQLHRAKCLLIKRIKEYTEYERK, from the coding sequence ATGCTGCGTCTAACTAACAAACGACGCGAAGAGGCGTCCGTAAAACGAGCACTGACATTGGAAAATGAGATAGAACTGATTGAGGGCTGCCGGGCAGGAAAGGATTCCGCCCGAAAGGAATTATACACCCTCTACTCCAAGCAGATGCTGGCGGTATGTTACCGCTATACGGGCGATGTCGATGCGGCCCATGACGTATTGCACGATGGCTTCATCAAAATTTTCACCCACTTCACCTTCCGTGGCGAATGTGCATTGAGTACCTGGGTGACAAGGGTAATGGTGACGCAGGCGATAGACTACCTGCGGAAACAGCAACGTTTCAGCCAACTGGTGGTGAATGAGGAACAATTGCCCGACATTCCGGATGAAGCAGGCATTGCCGAAACCGGAGGCCGTATTTCCGAAGAAATGCTGATGGCGTTCGTGGCGGAACTTCCCGATGGATGCCGTACTGTATTCAACTTATACGTCTTTGAGGAGAAATCGCACAAGGAAATAGCCGAAATCCTCCACATCAAAGAGCATTCGTCTACCTCGCAGTTGCATCGTGCTAAGTGTTTGTTGATAAAAAGAATTAAAGAATATACTGAATATGAGAGAAAATGA